Within Aphelocoma coerulescens isolate FSJ_1873_10779 chromosome 1A, UR_Acoe_1.0, whole genome shotgun sequence, the genomic segment gccgctacacggcggcccgggcgcattcccaggggaaaaggagagttgttatcaacactcgaacctcccaagcgttgttattgctcagagagctgcgccggcactgagctactcccatgcgcctgcacggctttggggaggggcaagaccacgtcccactcctgcctggagaaatttcaatgccctaaaaagtaatttcccttctctctctcagacccagggccaaagcagctgtgcagaacaacccgggggatttatgggagggtgattctctcaggaaagaccccagaccctgaggaaacaaacccaccccaaatttccagctgaaaacacgctgcttcctgaacggcagcgcacaaaactctctatagccagacaggagacgacaaaccagaaaaagccaaaagatgtgctctgcctgcatgcactctctgactggtaatttcaaaggaaattccccacagatcgtaagcagtcacctacaatttgtcctctgcattcatgactgccttggctttctgtagaagtgtgtcaaacatccatgcaggcgtcagggcctgggctggctcgtttatggctcttcctgacaggcccaggccaaacccaagcacccccctcactgctccagccccactttcagggaaatactgacacggcttagaaatactctccttccctgcaactcactctctccctgcgcatccccggagaggatttactccgctCTTTGctcccgacagcacctctccagcgcaaatcccacttcacacagacactgactaagcagacctaaggcagtggttccagcagcagctgcaatccccaactccctgtctcctgcacagctcgtccaagcactcccagcaatctcacctcggcccagagactctctgtccgcagagggaaacacaacccgatggcacgcagctctggcaccacattccctcttcccttctccctttttccagcacaccaggctgctggaaacagcattccctaggcagttcatcccaacacagagaagaggagcctgtgacttacccacaccatgagcaggacaaggggggccctagctggcagGGACAGGTTCTTCTAGCACAGGGGTTTCTGAGCCCAAAAAGGAGCCTTACTTTGGCTTCCCTGACTTATTCAGCAGCCCTCTGGAAACacgtggcagggagggaagctgcttttcctgccaccattcagctgccaaaaccagtaacccctccacagtgctgctgcaaCCTTGCCTGGCCCTGGGGCCATAGAGCAGGAGCCTTGTGGGCATGAACCTGCCCTTGATGCATCCCCTGAGCAAAACCCACTAGTGAAAGGTGGTGAGAGcaaccagggcaggggtggtaAGCAAATCTGTGAGCCCTTAGGAGAGGCCTGTGCCATCAGAAATGTAGAATGGTGTCTTTCAGTTGAAAGGGTCATACAGTGTTCATCTAATCCAGTTGCCTCACCAACCACGCTGACATACAAAATAATAAGCAGAAACCTTATTTCTGGTATTTCCTCACTTCTAAGTCTCAGAACTTGCAACTAAACCTACTCAATCTGTAAATTTGCGTATGTCATTGATTAGATTATTTGTAATCTTTCTCACTGCTGAAGGGTTAACATGGTGTCCTTATATCCTGATGcttataaataattaaagacaCAGCAGAATTCTTCACTAAAATCTACCATAGTCTTTTCCAGAAATGATTTCTAATCCTTTCCAAGACAGCTGCAcaagttaatattaaaaaaaaagtgctgaacCATATTTCACAACTtgccagctgcctgccagggcagaggggtgcatggttctggcagggagggcacagccTCAGCACCAGCCTGCTTGGAGAACCTGCTCTGctcagtgccagtgcctcaagCAGCAGTGCCTCAGGAAGGAGCATTTCCCAGCCCATCCAAAAGGACATAGGGATTTACTGGTCTGGCCACAGGGAGGGGGTGAGTGCTGCAagggggaggctcctgcacAAGTCTGGAGTGGGCAAAGAAGGCACAACTGAGAAGGAATGGCCACCTCAGCCCCTCTCCTTCATTACagctctgcaccttcccctACCTGTAGGTCATAGGGAGAGGTGACAATGGGCACTGAGGGAATCAGTTGGCTGAGCAAGCTGGCGGGCAGAAGGTCCAAGAAGCTGacttgtaaaaaaaaccaaaacctagaAAGGTTAATCGTGATTAACCACATATCAGAAATGCCTTCCTCTCTAATGGTAAAGCCACTGACacactttttctcctcttgctttGTCATTTATCTCGTAAATCAACCCATCTGCTTTCAAACCAAACGTGCCAAGTAAATATGAAGATTATTAGGaagcctttttatttccctagaGCAAATTAAACAGCTGGaggttacatttttttaatattgccaaGGTGTTACCAGGCGTAACAAAAGGCAGTtggctgcacacacagccccgCAATGTTTCACCGGGCTGATGCAGCAAAATCAAGGAACTTGTGCCTTGCAACCAGCTGCAAATGCCGGAGACGCACCGCTGATTTTATGGCAGCTGTCACACCAGAAGAGCTGATCCTCCCAGACAGTGGAAGTACACAATTAGGTCACATTAAACATCGAGAAAATGCCACAGCAGTTCCCCATGCCAACTACAAGTGAGTGACACTGGAAAACAGTTCCTAGCTGGCAAGAACCATCCCAGCATCAGTGCATAATTTCTGCTAAAAGTTTACAGATGAAGTCTGAGGGTGCAGAAGCGTGAGCAATCACCCAAACAGAGGGATTCATAACACTTTCCCACAAGGCAGAGAAGTGAGACAGGCAAGCACCAAAGACTGGTTTATCCCCCCTGGGAAGCCACCGCTACCTCCTGTTCACAGAAACAGAGGGGCTGGCTACAGCATTCCTTCAGGAGGGTTTCCTTTAGGGCCAGAATAACAAGATGAAGCAGTGATGCTCACAGCAGAAGCTTCAGACTTGTGAAGGCTTTTTTTCCACGTACAACACCAAGCTCCTAGCCTTACCACAGGAGCAAAAGTATTTGCAGTGTCCTTACCATTGCACCCACACACTACAAAGTATGTCCTTGGCCAGAGGTGGACTAGAGAGAAAAGCACAGCCCACTCTGCTTACAGAAAGCCTTTTTGCATCCTGTCAGCACCACCTACATTCAGCTTAGTCCAGTCTTGCAAACCTGAAGTCAAAGGTAGTTATGAAAGGTAGCTGTTGTCACAGGTAACAGACATTCTGTTGCACAATAGTTGGTGCTCGCCACAAATTGCACTGAAACAACTTCTATGCCATTGCCACAACAGTggtaattatttaaaacatgaataaaaGGGCTCTGTACAGGAGGGCAATGCTGCATGGGGAGAGAACACACCACACCATGTAAACTTCAACACTGTGAGAAGTGACAGTCTATGTCTTTTTACTCCCATATACTCCCATGTATCTTGAAACTACTTGTGGAGTCTACTGATTACAAAAGCATGGTAATTTTGCCTGTGATCAAAGACATAGCAATGATGCAGCAGCAAGCAGTGCACCTCAGGGAAATGTTACACAGTTTTTGGGATGGTAAGTGGGCAGCACAGCTTTCTCAGCACATGAATTAACACCTCAATTCTTTAAAAGTTTCCATTTTACCAGTTTCTTCACCAGGCTTTTTCAGTAGAAGCACTAGTTGTCACGatcagcagtcctgctgcagtaTCTCCTCTGCACGCATCCTCACAGAGCATCCCCATGCTTCGCTCCCAAACACAAGAGCAAGGCTATTCTttacacttttaggtcagcccTTTAGCACAggccaggagcagcatctcctccCAAAAGCAGCTGTCAGAAAGGCACAGGCAGATATGCATGCAGGAAGTAACCTCCTGAGGtactgctgctgcactgcccaTGACCAGGGTCTGAGAGCAAAGCCATGCACCAGCACATGCTAAGAAGCAAGCTGAGGGCTTAGAGGAAACAACCAACCTCCAAGATATTTTGAATTGTGAAACAATTTAAGCTACAGCCCAGAACAAAGACGTCAAAGTTATGACACCCTCCTAAATCAGATTTAGTCTGGTCTGTCATGGCACAAGATTACAATGTCACACTTTCACAGAATGGTTAAAGATTGGAAAGGGACCACTGGAGGTCACCTAGCTCCCAGACATGCAAGGGTCCCCCAAAGCAGGTTGTtgaggattgtgtccagataccTTCTGAAAACCTCcaaagagggagactccacaacttctctaggcaatctgttccagtgcttggtcatcCACACAGTAAAGTTCTTGCTCATgtacatcagtttctgcccgcTGCCTTTTGTACTATTGTTGGGCAAAACCCaaccagagcctggctccatcctcttggcactctCCCTTTCAGATACTGATAGACTTTGATGAGGTTCCCCTCTCTGGCGTCTCTTctcgaggctgaccagggacagcaccctcagcctttcctcatacatGAGATTctccttaatcatctttgttacTCTaagctggaccctctccagagGCTCCATGTCTcgcctgtcctgaggagcccagaactgcacacagcactccagatgtggcctccccAGGGCCGAGCGAAGGTGCGGGGTCTGTCCCTCCCGGGGAGGCTCTGGCGGCCTGCGTGagggccgggcaggagcggggcgCGCCGGCTGCTCCCTCGCGGGGCCGCGCTGGGCTCGCAGCGCTGCGGCTGCCGGGCCCTCGCtcccggcagggcccggcctgggccccACCGCCCGTGCGGGAGCACCGGCCGCCAGACCCGCCtcccgggacacagccccgctcccgcccgacCCCTGCCCCGCTTACAACACCTCGAGCCATAAGTGACAGCTGGGCTTCGCAGGACCGAGCGCGATGGAAAAAGGGAATCCAGCCGAAATACACATGCCTCACACTCCCAAGCTGTAGGGTGGTCTGATGAGAGCAAGAGCTCATCAAGACAGGCCCAGCCTAACCTGGGGGAGACCTGGGACAGAGGAGCTTGAATGTCCCATACCTGGGAAAGCAACAAAAAGCCTTaaccaaaaattatttaattcgTTTATATTCAGCATAAGTTCTCCTCCCTACCTCCCCATGCCCTCCCCACgaccccagccagcctgggttTTGTAGAGTAATTTTAGGGCTCCGTGTTTCTGACCAGATCTCATCTACTGTGACATCTGAAAGAGCCCAGTGAGTGGAAGGCTCCAGCCCACAGATAGCCAAGAAAATCTAAGATTTCCTTGCTGCTCATGCAGTTTTCTCAGACTGTTTGTCAAAAGTTATTGGtggctattttttaaatgaaaggagtAGAGAGAAAATAGCTTTGCAGCATATTGGGCTAGCAGATTGTTCAGACTCTGTACAGGGACAATAAAGCTTTTAGGATCCTTTGATTGACATATATAATGAATGTAGCTGTCAAACTTTTGTgcagcaattttattttgtattggcAAGCTATTTCACTGGCCAGGGTTTTGCATAAAAGGAATAATTCACATTGTTGTGGTGCTGCTATTTACAGAGCCTAGAGGACAGTGGCATCActacaatataaatattaatattcaaatttcttttgaaatacataATTCTGTATGCAACCTATCCTACGTGCACATCTTCACACAGGGAGAAAGGCATTGGTCTGCAGAGAGAAGGGGGCCTGGAGCCGCTGGGGGTTGTTGTTCATTCACTGATTCATTCTGTAGCCTTTGAAAAGCCACTTAGTTACTCTGCACTTTAATGTTTCTCTCTGTGGAGCAGAGAACAAAGCCTCAACACAAACTGCCATCACTGTTACCAGTCAGAGTGGCAGAGGTCACAGAGCCAGCATGGGGTCaaggggctgctctgagcagcccgTGTGTGCACAAAGCCCAGGACAGCTGTGCTcttctcaaacagctgctttctcctgcCGAAGCAGCGGCAGGATCAGCTTGGGCTACCTAAGACAGCAGTTGCTGCTTGCCCACTACCTTTCTTTGATTATGAACAATAACTTGCCAAGAAATCACTAGCctcagagaaaacaggcagaaagcaaacgagagggcaaagcaaaacataaaggagagagggggaaaaaaaaatccatataaacAAGGATGATTCTCACACTCTATTTGCTATGCAGTCAAGCCCACAAGTGGGTTGTGTATCTGAAGGTGGAAATACAAAGACATGTCCTGTTCCCTGGGGAAAGGTAAGCAACTTCTCAAATTATCTTTAGAGGCTGTTATTAGCCTTGCACTAGCACTGACATAGCCTGTGCCCAAAGCCACAGCATGCACACACTGTATCCATAAAAAGAGAtattcacagctctgcagctcatAGAAGTGCTGTGCCCGTGCTCTGGTACCAgtatcatttaaaacaaaacaaaaaaaaaagtttgagtaGCAAGTGAGCGCATGGAAAGGACTTGAACGGCAAGAATTTGGAAAGAGCATGGGAATCCAGCTTGGGGTGCTGAGGTCAATGGGCACACAATTTTTTAAGAGTGTACCAGGTTTGTTTGTTCAGTCATTCCTATATTCATTTTCAATTCCAGAGACAGGAGCTTCATGTCTAGCCCCAAAATAACAGCATTGTCTGAGACAAAGCCAACTTGGTAAGGGGTACCAGAGCTTTTCCCAGCCCATTTATGTAATAAAGCATTATATACAACTGTTGGAAAACATAccagtttaaaaattttttatatatgaCTTTGGCCAGGTTTGCTCATCTTTGCCTCAGGGAAAGGGaactgaagcttctttccagggcaTTGTTTCTCTAGGTGAGGCCTGATGGGTTTAGCATTTCAAAAGACTAGGAGTAGCCCCAATAAGATAAAGCCATTGAGGGAACATCACCAGAACAGATGTCAGCGGCCATCTAAGAACATCTACCCCTGAAGATCTAATTAACATCAGAAGCGAAGAAACACAGATCTAATAGGAGACCAGATACTAGGAACTACACAACTTGAGACCAATGAACACTGACCCAATTCGTTTCTATGAGTTTTGACTGTAAAAAAGATCTGAAAATTCTAGTAAAGGTCATGTGTCATGGAATGATTCTCTCGGCACACCCGGGCTATGTGTGGATGAGATGATTTCTGTGCTACATCCTGGCCAGAGAATAAAGTAGTGCCTTGACtctctaacattaaaaatgttgctggaagcttttttgtttttcctgcagtttcggTGACACAACCAGGAAGCAGAACAGGAGCTTTATGGCCCTGTTACTTGGGtcctaaaatacagagaaagaagacagggcagagagcaaagaagaaaaacagagctttGTCCTCATTCACATCATAGCCCTGTAAGGCTTTGACCAAAAGATATAACTGTATAGTGAAACATCTATGGGGGACTCTCTTGTCTGGCACAGAGGGGTTCTGCAGATGGACTTCCAGGGCGGGGAAAGAGTACCAAGTCGGCAACACAAATTACTTCAGGCCAAACTCCAATACATAACTACAGATTCCATAGATACATCCAGCCTTAAGCCCAGAAGCAATACAGGTGGGGAGAACGGAGCCTGGGTGATTTAAACTACGTGTTTAAGCAGTTCAAGGTAACTGGAAGTAGCGCTGGTGCCTCTGGGTTTCTCTGTTCATTATTTAAGGTGAACATAAAAACACAGAGTGCAGGAGCCCAAGGATGTTCCTCACTGGCTTCAAGCTGGCAGTTTCCTAAAAGCAGCGCTTGTTGCTTTCCTTGGTTTGCCGACCAGCAGTgccacctcccctccctgctgccatggAGCTCAGCCTTCCCCAGTGTTAACAAAATGGCACGTTACTCTACTTGGCCAGATTTTAGCTCTGAGAATTTCATTCTGAACAGTTCAGCATCTGCTTTAGCCAAAACAGTTCCACTATTTCCAGGAatattattaaaggaaaaatagactGCTTGGCACATGTTACATAAATTCAGGCAACCTTTTATATGAGGATCTCTAGCTTCAGAAGGGAAATTTTGAAATCTGGCAGAGAGGTGACCTTTGTGGTAGAAATGTGTCTATCCCTATTAAAACCTACCTAACTTTGGCCAGATTATAGAGCAGGGAAATACTGCAGTTAAGGGCGCAGTAAAGAGTTCTGAGAATTGCACTTACttgctgtttctgctgtggGCAAGAGGTCCCTtatctcctgcagagctgcagcttgtgCTCCCCCACTACCTTGGCCAGTTATGGCTGCACAGGTCCTCCATGGCTGGATGACGAAATTACAGAGCCAAGGGTGAGCAGAGAGACCAGCATTCCATCTGACGTCTACATACATTCCCGTAATTTTCTGATACAGGACAGCCCCATCTGTCACACAGCCCAGGTTCAACGGCAGCATCGCGAGTGCTGCGCAGGCACGAGggcactgcagaaaacaaactgtGACCAAAAAAGTCAGGGCAATTACAATACATAGATGCACAGCTGGAAGAATTAATGTCAAGCAGACAATGGCATTACAGACGTCCCCTAACAATGAGGGCTTGAATCTGCTGTCTCAGTAAAACTCTCTAAATTAGGTTTGTGTGCAGCATACGGagagtttctgaaagaaatataaatataggcCATCATTCtgcaaagcttcacaaacccaaacccttgCATTCAGGTGCCATCTCACTGACTTTGCTGCAAAATCAAGGCCATTCACGTTAAAAGCACAGACAAGAACATCTGCTCAAACTGAACTTGTAGAAAAAAGCCCCAGTCCTAGGTAAGGCAGAACACacgtgttttaatttttaaagtcactATGACACAGAGACTTGTTAAGAAATGCACGTGCTTTTAGATGTATAGGGCTGCtggaaggaaaggctgaagtTTTTTTACAAATGCCTGTAGCTCATAGGTTAAGACTACCATCAGACCGATATCCTTCAACACTCCAACTTCAATACCAAAATTGTAAGAACCTCCTGCATTCCATTCCCTAGTACGGTAACAAGACAAAGTCCTCACCCACCCTGGATCGTCCAAACAATAGAATACAAGGTTGAAACGAGCCTTGTGGTTTGAGGGGCACCTTCTGCCCAAAAAGCCCAACTGTGCATCCAGATAAAAATGAACACCACAAATAGAGAGTACAAAAACCACGGAACACCGCTTCCAGCAGGCGCCCTCGTCGGTATTTAAAGGCGTGGCTCAGGCAACAGCAACAAAGCCCCGAGGCAAAAAGCCTGGGAGgtcggggttgggtttttttccattcaagcCACACGTGTTCCCCAGCGCCCATTACCGGGACTCGCTCCGGGCTGGCGCCGTTCCACGGTGCGAGGGGACCGGAGAAGCCACGCGACCCACGGCACCGGCGGCACTCGGTgcccgggggcggccccgcgccgggagagccccgcccgcccccggcacctGGACAGCTCATCCTCTGCACCTGACACACTGGGGCACCgggctttccttcctatggataACAGGGGAGAACGAGGGGGGGAAAGGATGATGGACAgatgagggggagagggggaagagaggggagtcgggttggggagcagggagaaaggagggctggggggatcgGGGATGCacaggggagctgggagagagggtgggaggcactggggagagggtaggagggaggctgggagagaaagggagagtgtgggggagagagaaagaaactgggggggtctctgctttCCTACCCCCCCGCAGATCCATCACCTTCATCAGCAGCTTGGGCCAGAAGCGGGGAATGTTGTGTTTGCGGTAGTTGATATAGTGCTCAAAGGCCAGCAGATACATCTCCTGGCACTTCTCAATCTTCTCGACACAGATCAGCCCTGTCAGGTCTGCGGGAATCAGGGAATCATCAGGGGattgtggaatcatggaatggtttgggtgggaagggaccttaaagctcactcagttccacccccctgccatggcggggacaccttccactattccagggtgctccaagccctgtccaacctggccttggacacttccagggatggagcagccacagcttctctgggcagcctgtgccagggcctcagcaccctcacagggaggaatttcttcccaatacccCATCACAATCTCCCCTTTTCAGTTTAAACCtctccttgtcctggcactcatTGCCCATGGAAGAGTCCCTCTCCCAATCCCATACCTGCAGGGATTCTCCCTCCCACAGGGCTGAGTGTCCCATGCACCCCCTGGGTGTTGGGGtgcccaccccacagacccacgtcagcctggcagggggccccagggcaccaaggggacctgtgctcctgggtaCCAGGGATTGGGGTGCCCACCTCATgctcctgggacccctcccagcctggcacagctgcctgaaGCTCTGGGAATTGGGGTGCccactccaaacccccccaaaatccaggggggGCACGGTTTCCCACCCAACACACCCTGAAGATGTTGTGAGGCTCTGGCATCAGGGTGCCCACCCAACACACCCCCAAGACAGTCAGGACTCTGGGCATTAGGGTGCACACCCAGTGCACTTCCACGTGCTGGGGGTTGTGGGCAAGGGGGTGCCAACACAACAATCCCCGTGCACAGCCTCTGGGCATGGGGTGCCCTCCCAATTCCCCCTGAAGCTGCTGGGGATCTCTGGCATCAGGGCGCCCACCCAACACCTCCCCAGGACAGTGAGAACTCTGGGCATTGGGGTGCCCACCCAACACCCAACCCTGATTCCTCTGGCATGGGGtacccaccccattcccccacTACTGGTGTGCACGCACACCTGAGGAcatgagcagcacagcctggagcagggccacCTCAGTGTCATCCAGGTTGAAGGCAGAGAGGGACTTGCCATGGTGGCATTGGGGAACGTGGTGTGGCCGtgtcacccctgggacccccacagcagATGGGTCATTGGGGGGGTGTGGTGTGACTGTGTCCCCCGTAATGgacagtggggtttgggggtgcagtGTGACCGTGTCCCACTCTGGGACCCCCACGGTGGACAGTGGCAGGGGGTGCAGTGTgaccctgtcccccctccctgaGACACCCCGGGGGGTGTGATGTGACCCTGCCCCCCCTCTGGGGCCTCCATGTCACCGGGGAACACTCGTGGCAGGGCCAGTGCAGCAGCCAGAAGAGGAAGCTGCGTGACAGGGCCAGTGACAGGGCCAATGGCAGGGCCGGGGCCACCCGCGGGCACAGCTGTCCCCTTCGGTCACTGCTCACCCCTGAACCCTTTAGGGGTGACCAGCTCAAGGACGCTGGGCAATGTCCCAACCCCCCTCGACTGCCCAAGGACACCGGTGACATCCCaaaccctggcactgccaccatgTGTGTGCTGAGTGTGTGAGTGCTCAGCAGATCCTGGCTAGGGCTGGGGGCCAGGGTGGGGGACCGAGATGGTGACAGAGTCCCTCCACTGCATCCCCTCACCAGGAATTTCCGCTTCTGCTTCcagtggctgccctgggcaTTGGTGCTGCGGTGGGCTTCTGTCACAAGGCAGATCAGCTCCcactcctcggcgctggggcgaTGCTGCAGGGACTTGATcatctcctccttctgctgccacTCCCGGTTCTCCTCGATCAGCTTCCGCTTGGCTACCCGCTTCGAGTCATCCAGCACCACTGCCGGACCCCCAGCATCAGCCAGGATCCCCCTACATCAGCCAGGACCCCCCATCCATgcatcccacagctgcagcatagCACCCCATGGTGaccccccccagcctcctcctgtggctgctctgggcatcCCAAATTGCCCCATAGCACCAGGACCCCAACCCACCTCCCAAAAGCCCCCCACTATCATCTGGGATGCCCCCCAGTCAGCTAGGACCCCCCATTCATGCATTCTACCCCACTGCTGCATCACATACCAGCCcggtcctgcagctgctccgggTACCCCAATGTGCCCCAGGGTGTCGGGACCCCAACCTGCCCCCCAGCCGAgcccccccacgccccccaaCTCACGGTCCATGGCCATGCCCACGGAGATGCACTTcttgaagcagcagagctggcactggtTGCGGGTGATCTTGTCGATGACACAGGAGTAGGTGGGGTGCAGGTTCTTCTGGATGGTCCGACGGAAAAATCCCTGGGGAGGGCATGGGGGAGTGACCcagtgagcactgctgagcccCCCTAGCCCCCTGCCCCAAGTCACCTTGCAGCCCTCACAGGCGATGCAGCGGTAGTGGTAGCTGGCGGCCTTGTCCCCGCACACCACGCACTGTTCATCTTTGTCCAGGTAACTAGGGATGTACCCTGCGGGGACCCCCaggtcagggacccccagggcaccccagagcagggacccccGCAGCGGGGACTCATGGGGTGCTCCATGACAGGGATTCCCATGACAGGGACCCTCAGGGCACCCCAAGTCAAGGACCCCTGGAACACCCTGTAGCAGGGACCTTCCCACACACCCCACATCAGGGATCCTCCAGGAATCCTGAGTCAGGGACCCCCTTGCATGCCTCACATCAGGGACCCTTGGCACATGCAGCATCAGGGACACCCCACACACCCCATGCCAGGGACCCCCAGtaagccctcccctccctgtgcctcagtttcccctctgtCTGCACCCACTGTCTGCCCCACCactacccctgccctg encodes:
- the LOC138120427 gene encoding uncharacterized protein isoform X3: MNSAWCAGTRPPATTTAASPGFFRRTIQKNLHPTYSCVIDKITRNQCQLCCFKKCISVGMAMDLVLDDSKRVAKRKLIEENREWQQKEEMIKSLQHRPSAEEWELICLVTEAHRSTNAQGSHWKQKRKFLVRGCSGGTLSPSRSPTLAPSPSQDLLSTHTLSTHMVAVPGFGMSPVSLGSRGGLGHCPASLSWSPLKGSGVSSDRRGQLCPRVAPALPLALSLALSRSFLFWLLHWPCHECSPVTWRPQRGGRVTSHPPGCLREGGQGHTAPPATVHRGGPRVGHGHTAPPNPTVHYGGHSHTTPPQ
- the LOC138120427 gene encoding thyroid hormone receptor alpha-like isoform X4; this translates as MEQKPSTLDPLLEPEDTRWLDGKRKRKSSQCLVKSSMSGYIPSYLDKDEQCVVCGDKAASYHYRCIACEGCKVTWGRGLGGLSSAHWVTPPCPPQGFFRRTIQKNLHPTYSCVIDKITRNQCQLCCFKKCISVGMAMDLVLDDSKRVAKRKLIEENREWQQKEEMIKSLQHRPSAEEWELICLVTEAHRSTNAQGSHWKQKRKFLT
- the LOC138120427 gene encoding thyroid hormone receptor alpha-like isoform X2, encoding MEQKPSTLDPLLEPEDTRWLDGKRKRKSSQCLVKSSMSGYIPSYLDKDEQCVVCGDKAASYHYRCIACEGCKGFFRRTIQKNLHPTYSCVIDKITRNQCQLCCFKKCISVGMAMDLVLDDSKRVAKRKLIEENREWQQKEEMIKSLQHRPSAEEWELICLVTEAHRSTNAQGSHWKQKRKFLVRGCSGGTLSPSRSPTLAPSPSQDLLSTHTLSTHMVAVPGFGMSPVSLGSRGGLGHCPASLSWSPLKGSGVSSDRRGQLCPRVAPALPLALSLALSRSFLFWLLHWPCHECSPVTWRPQRGGRVTSHPPGCLREGGQGHTAPPATVHRGGPRVGHGHTAPPNPTVHYGGHSHTTPPQ
- the LOC138120427 gene encoding thyroid hormone receptor alpha-like isoform X1; the protein is MEQKPSTLDPLLEPEDTRWLDGKRKRKSSQCLVKSSMSGYIPSYLDKDEQCVVCGDKAASYHYRCIACEGCKVTWGRGLGGLSSAHWVTPPCPPQGFFRRTIQKNLHPTYSCVIDKITRNQCQLCCFKKCISVGMAMDLVLDDSKRVAKRKLIEENREWQQKEEMIKSLQHRPSAEEWELICLVTEAHRSTNAQGSHWKQKRKFLVRGCSGGTLSPSRSPTLAPSPSQDLLSTHTLSTHMVAVPGFGMSPVSLGSRGGLGHCPASLSWSPLKGSGVSSDRRGQLCPRVAPALPLALSLALSRSFLFWLLHWPCHECSPVTWRPQRGGRVTSHPPGCLREGGQGHTAPPATVHRGGPRVGHGHTAPPNPTVHYGGHSHTTPPQ